In the Acidobacteriota bacterium genome, GGTGATCGAGTTTGGTCAAACTGCCGCACGGTTTGCGCGTTTCGCACAATTCGATGACGGCTTCGCCGATGCGCAATTGAGCGCCGGGTTCCAGCGCGCGCAGGTTGATGCCTTCTGTAATCAGGTTTGCACTCAGGCTTTCGGGCGCAACGTGAATGTTTTCGGCGGCCAGTTCGCGCAGAACTTCAATTTCAAACAAACTGATTTGGCGATGCGGATTTTGACCGGCATGCGCGTCACCCTGAATGCCGTAATCGGCAATGAGTTCGGCGCTGTCAACGGCAACTTTGCCTTCGCCGCGGTTGGGACTGACATAAACGCCAAAAATGGTTTTGGATGTTGCTTGCATTGGTTCGTAACACTCCACTTGCCGGTTCAATCGTGCTGATCCTTGACGCTTTCGTAGCCGTATTTTTCCAAACTGCGTTGGCCTTCATCGCTCATAACAGCGTCAAGAAAAGCGCGCGCCACATCCGGTTGCTTGCTCGCTCGTATGACGGCAATCGGATACGCAATCGGTTCGTGCGAATCGGCTGGCGCGCGCGCCACGATTTGAACTGCGCCGTCGCGAGCGCGCACATCCG is a window encoding:
- a CDS encoding MOSC domain-containing protein, encoding MQATSKTIFGVYVSPNRGEGKVAVDSAELIADYGIQGDAHAGQNPHRQISLFEIEVLRELAAENIHVAPESLSANLITEGINLRALEPGAQLRIGEAVIELCETRKPCGSLTKLDHRLPKRLYQQCGLMGRILKGGAVRPGVEVELLNLPVEQGQSGE